The nucleotide window ACGCCCTGGTGGGTCGCAAGTTCGTGATCGGCGAGGTTTCCTGCTTCGGCCAGCGCCTTTGCGAGCCCTGCAGTCACCTCGAGTGCCTGACCAAGCCCGGAGTATTGAGGTCGCTGGTCCACCGCGGAGGATTGCGAGCCGACGTGCTGACCGACGGCGTGTTGGGCGTCGGCGACGTGGTCCGCGTCTCAGATTGAACTGACTACGCGCGGCGGGTCGCCAGCATCAAACCCGCGGTTCCGCGCGCCAGGCGGAGGGGAACAACCTCCTGCAGCGAATCGATCACCGTCAGCAGGCGCGGGCCGATCTCGAGCGGCGGCACCCGAAATGTCGAGTAACGGTCGCTCCGCAGCGGATCGCCGCGGAATTCCAGGACCTCCCGATCGCCGGCGGTCCGTCGGTACGCGAGGCGGTTGAAGTCAGGGCTCGGCAGAAGCCACGCAGCTTCGATCGTGACCGACCGCATCAGCAGCACCGCATAAAGAAACGCCGGATGTTCACGGACATGACCGACTGGATAATCGGCCGTGGCCTCCACCAGTCCGTTGCGATCCGCTTCGCCCGCGGTCTTCACCTGGATGGCAATCGCCGGCAGCCCACCCCGCCGGCCAGCGGTGGCATCGATGTGGTCGTCGTCCGCCAGCGGCGTGAACAGCTGCAATTCGCCATCCGACGAGACCATCGAGTACAGCGCCATCGCCAGCTCTCCGGCGCGTCCGAGTTGGGTTTTGTCCACGGCCGAGCAGATTGTTGCAGGGCGGATCTCAAATCGGGCCGGAAATCAGCCGCCCCTGTCTGACCACTGACCGCCTCGGCGTGCCAGAATCCGAGTGGCTCCGCCACGAAGGCAGAACGTTCATCGAGGAGGCGTCGCCCGCAGATCGTTGAGGCCGCCATCGAAGTCCTAGCCCATGCGGAATACGCTCCGGCGTCGCTTGAGCAAATTGCGCTCAGGGCGGGACGCTCGCGGGGCTTGACCGCGTACCACTTCGCCGGACGCGACGCGGAGTGATGGCACCGCCGGAAGTGACCGTGGTCGAAAGCCGATCATCTGGACTCGAGATCATCGATCTCTTCCAGAAGTTCGGCTCACGAGTGGCCGTCGATCACCTCAGCGTGACGGTGAACGCAGGAGAAGTCGTCGGCCTTGTCGGTCGCAATGGTGCGGGCAAGACCACGACGATGCGCTCGGTGATGGGCATCCTGACGCCCTCCGGCGGAACGGTCCGCTGGGCAGGGCACGACGTCACCCTGCGGGACCGCGTTCGTTTCGGCTACATGCCGGAGGAACGCGGACTCTACCCCCAGATGGAGGTGCTGAAGCAGATGACCTACTTCGCACGACTGCACGGGATGGCACCTGACGCCGCTGGGCGGGCGGCGCTCAACTGGATCAGGCGGCTGGGCCTGGACGGCCGGGAGCGTGAGCGCGTCGTCGCACTGTCTCACGGCAATCAGCAGCGCGTTCAGCTCGCCGTGGCCCTGGTTTATGAGCCTGACCTCCTCGTCCTCGACGAACCGTTCGCCGGCCTCGATCCCTCAGCGGTCGACTCCTTATCCAATGTGATCCGCGAGGTCGCGAGCCAGGGGAGGGCGAT belongs to bacterium and includes:
- a CDS encoding TetR family transcriptional regulator, which translates into the protein MTASACQNPSGSATKAERSSRRRRPQIVEAAIEVLAHAEYAPASLEQIALRAGRSRGLTAYHFAGRDAE
- a CDS encoding ATP-binding cassette domain-containing protein — protein: MAPPEVTVVESRSSGLEIIDLFQKFGSRVAVDHLSVTVNAGEVVGLVGRNGAGKTTTMRSVMGILTPSGGTVRWAGHDVTLRDRVRFGYMPEERGLYPQMEVLKQMTYFARLHGMAPDAAGRAALNWIRRLGLDGRERERVVALSHGNQQRVQLAVALVYEPDLLVLDEPFAGLDPSAVDSLSNVIREVASQGRAILFSSHQLDLVERLCDRIVIVDGGKALASGTLAELRARVPQRLRVQVANPTEWWARLDHMHVLSHDGEGVRFDIRPGDDTEEVLRAATAAGPLQFFGFESGGLAELYRELVAS